The following proteins are co-located in the Polymorphospora rubra genome:
- a CDS encoding acyl carrier protein — translation MPTRDEITAGLAEILEEVAGVSPDDVTAEKSFTDDLDVDSLSMVEVVVAAEEKFGVKIPDNEVQNLKTVGDAVAYIEAQS, via the coding sequence ATGCCCACCCGTGACGAAATCACCGCCGGTCTCGCCGAGATCCTCGAAGAGGTCGCCGGCGTGAGCCCGGACGACGTGACCGCGGAGAAGTCGTTCACCGACGACCTGGACGTCGACTCGCTGTCCATGGTCGAGGTCGTCGTGGCCGCCGAGGAGAAGTTCGGCGTCAAGATCCCCGACAACGAGGTGCAGAACCTCAAGACCGTGGGTGACGCGGTCGCGTACATCGAGGCGCAGTCCTGA